A stretch of the Papaver somniferum cultivar HN1 chromosome 6, ASM357369v1, whole genome shotgun sequence genome encodes the following:
- the LOC113287715 gene encoding PAP-specific phosphatase HAL2-like — protein sequence MSLGIPPLFSTATKLLKNTSFLKNTCNNLLGLTIKPSFSASSFSISGCCCNYRNTLSSPSTMEINKIRGIKSDDKYSKELDVAVRVVQMACSLCQRVQESLVSKRNEQVKSKDDNSPVTVADWSVQATVSWVLCECFGRENLSIIAEEDVEALSRADAVGLLESVVKAVNECLAEAPKYGLKGPNGSLVTSEVLEAISRCNSSGASRGRHWVLDPVDGTLGFVRGDQYAVALAMIEDGEVVIGVLGCPNYPMKKEWLKYHHRDYQEMSKLSPSSSESWNKGCVMYAKRGSGEAWMQPLVHQTENLVWPNSAREIRVSAIDDPALATFCEPVEKANSSHSFTAGLAQSVGLRTQPLRVYSMVKYAAIARGDAEIFMKFARAGYKEKIWDHAAGVVIIQEAGGMVTDAGGRPLDFSKGIFLEGLDRGIIACSGSALLDKIVRAVDLSWDSSNL from the exons ATGAGTCTAGGAATTCCTCCATTATTCTCTACTGCAACCAAACTCTTGAAAAATACTTCCTTTTTAAAGAATACTTGTAACAACTTACTGGGTCTCACTATAAAaccttcattttctgcctcttccTTTTCTATTTCTGGGTGTTGTTGTAATTATCGTAATACCCTTTCTTCTCCATCCACCATGGAGATTAACAAGATTCGGGGGATTAAATCTGATGATAAATATTCCAAAGAATTAGATGTTGCTGTCAGAGTTGTTCAGATGGCTTGTTCGCTTTGCCAAAGGGTTCAAGAAAGTTTGGTTTCTAAAAGAAATGAACAGGTTAAATCTAAGGATGATAATTCTCCTGTTACCGTTGCTG ATTGGAGTGTTCAAGCAACTGTTAGTTGGGTATTATGTGAGTGCTTTGGGAGAGAGAATTTGTCAATTATTGCCGAAGAAGATGTTGAAGCTCTTTCACGGGCTGATGCAGTTGGTTTATTGGAATCAGTGGTCAAGGCCGTCAATGAATGCTTAGCTGAAGCACCTAAATATGGACTTAAAGGCCCCAATGGATCTCTTGTCACTTCAGAAGTTCTTGAGGCTATAAGCAGATGCAACTCATCCGGGGCTTCTCGGGGAAGACATTGGGTACTCGATCCTGTGGATGGCACGCTGGGATTTGTACGTGGTGATCAGTATGCTGTTGCTTTAGCTATGATAGAGGATGGTGAAGTTGTGATTGGAGTTCTCGGGTGCCCTAATTATCCAATGAAGAAGGAGTGGTTAAAGTATCATCATCGTGATTATCAAGAAATGTCGAAATTGTCCCCATCCTCATCTGAATCATGGAACAAAGGTTGTGTGATGTATGCAAAGAGAGGTAGTGGGGAGGCATGGATGCAGCCTTTAGTTCACCAAACTGAGAATCTTGTGTGGCCAAACTCAGCGAGGGAAATTCGCGTTTCGGCAATTGATGATCCTGCACTAGCAACCTTCTGTGAACCAGTTGAGAAGGCCAATTCAAGCCACTCATTTACAGCGGGACTGGCACAGTCTGTTGGACTTAG GACACAGCCACTTCGCGTCTACAGCATGGTCAAATATGCAGCCATAGCTCGAGGAGATGCTGAGATATTTATGAAGTTTGCCAGAGCTGGTTACAAAGAAAAAATTTGGGATCATGCAGCTGGTGTTGTCATCATACAAGAGGCTGGCGGTATGGTAACTGATGCTGGTGGGCGCCCGTTGGATTTCTCGAAGGGTATATTTTTAGAAGGTCTAGATCGGGGTATAATTGCTTGCTCTGGATCTGCACTTCTTGATAAAATAGTCAGGGCTGTTGACCTTAGCTGGGACTCTTCTAATCTGTGA
- the LOC113287718 gene encoding internal alternative NAD(P)H-ubiquinone oxidoreductase A2, mitochondrial-like codes for MVFTPLLASTCVGTLEFRSVAEPISRIQSALSTAPNSHFYLANCLRIDSDSHEVYCETVSNRGLPNEQGPPMEPYRFKVAYDKLVIAAGAEPLTFNIKGVKEHAFFLREVNNAQEIRKRLLLNLMKADNTGLPVEERKRLLHCVVVGGGPTEVEFSGELSDFIIKDVHEQYSHVKDDIHVTLIEANDILSSFDVGLREYATNQLIKCGVRLMIGIVKEVHEKKIVLNDGTDVPYGLLVWSTGVGPSDFVKSLNVLKSLGGRIGIDQWMRIPSVEDVFAIGDCAGFLEESGKQVLPALAQVVEREGKFLVNLFNKIGKQNGGKAFSAKNINLGEPFVYKHLGSMASVGSYKALVDLRESKFAKDISHAGFVSWLI; via the exons ATGGTCTTTACACCTTTACTGGCTTCAACTTGTGTTGGGACATTAGAATTTCGTTCTGTGGCTGAACCAATTAGTCGTATACAATCAGCATTATCTACAGCTCCCAACTCTCACTTTTACCTGGCTAACTGTTTGAGAATTGACTCAGACAGTCATGAA GTGTACTGTGAGACTGTCAGCAATCGAGGACTACCTAATGAGCAGGGACCGCCCATGGAGCCTTACAGATTCAAGGTTGCATACGATAAGCTCGTCATTGCTGCAGGAGCCGAACCTTTGACATTTAACATCAAAGGAGTGAAAGAGCATGCATTTTTCCTCCGTGAAGTGAATAACGCACAAGAAATCAGGAAGAGGCTTCTTCTAAACCTGATGAAGGCTGACAATACAG GCCTTCCAGTGGAAGAAAGGAAACGGTTACTACATTGCGTAGTGGTAGGAGGTGGCCCTACCGAAGTGGAGTTTAGTGGCGAACTGAGTGATTTTATCATTAAGGATGTTCATGAGCAATATTCTCACGTTAAGGATGACATTCATGTCACCCTCATAGAG GCAAATGACATCTTGTCTTCGTTTGATGTGGGACTAAGAGAATATGCAACCAACCAGTTGATTAAG TGTGGTGTTCGCCTTATGATAGGCATAGTCAAGGAGGTACATGAAAAGAAAATAGTTCTCAATGATGGGACTGATGTGCCTTATGGTCTATTAGTCTGGTCTACTGGGGTCGGCCCTTCAGACTTTGTAAAATCTCTAAATGTTCTCAAATCCCTTGGGGGAAG GATTGGTATTGATCAATGGATGCGTATACCTTCCGTTGAGGATGTATTTGCAATTGGAGATTGTGCTGGTTTCCTTGAGGAATCAGGAAAGCAAGTTCTTCCAGCTCTAGCTCAG GTGGTAGAGAGGGAAGGCAAATTTCTAGTGAATTTGTTCAACAAGATAGGTAAACAGAATGGTGGCAAAGCTTTCTCCGCGAAAAACATCAATTTGGGAGAGCCTTTCGTGTATAAACACCTCGGTAGCATGGCATCTGTGGGTAGTTATAAAGCGTTGGTTGATCTACGTGAGTCTAAG TTTGCAAAGGACATATCCCATGCCGGGTTTGTCAGCTGGCTGATCTGA
- the LOC113287717 gene encoding zinc finger MYM-type protein 1-like — protein MKAADKTENINSDEEYENLVNSMLEEDVLLNGRVNDENVQEKLSDQELSAGEDDNMQDDLDEVQNRDFGPINIHDPGNWKEINQNLRDLLVEHGPVRRNNLDFIFPKGAEARCFEHHHFIMRLSNGETEDRRWLVYSNVLDRVFCFCCKLFKQGGRNYQLDTNGSRDWHNMGAKLSRHELSTRHYTSMHKWKELEIRLHKNETIDKEIHEQIKREKEYWKQVLIRIVAVIRTLAKNNLAFRGTNDKVGVANNGNFLSFIEMIAEFDLVMQEHLRRIKNHEVYHHYLGPSIQNELIALLARHVKDKIVQKIQEAKYFSIILDCTPDISNEEQMSLVIRCVDVSTSSTKVEEYFLGFVKVDDSTGRGLFNKLEELLQNLNLDIRNVRGQGYDNGANMTRKNKGVQKRLLKVNPRAFYMPCACHSLNLALCDMDSSCPRAVSFFQVVQHIYNFFSGSTKRWTVFKKHVKGLTVKPLSDTRWESHIEAIKAIRFQAPEIRDALIELSTSADFDAKTRGTAYSILTREIDNFEIILGMVVWHRALLAVNSVSIKLQTEDMNLDDAVTKLKDLVSFFKDYRRNGFEGALEEAKILATSMNIEPISYEVRVRKRKKHFDEIDEIEEVQPPLQEKLRSLDDSTLRNSCVKLEKYLSYEMEFDINGDELYTELKVLRSFLPNETKKAIDVLSFLTNMGGCYSNASISYRILLTIPVTVASAERSFSKLKLIKSYLRSTMSQERLNGLAMLSIEADMLSSIDYDSIINEFASVNAKRSIFTSITSIVSS, from the exons ATGAAAGCGGcagacaaaaccgaaaatattaacaGTGATGAGGAGTATGAAAACTTGGTAAATAGTATGTTAGAAGAGGATGTTTTGCTGAATGGTAGGGTAAACGATGAAAATGTGCAAGAAAAACTAAGTGACCAAGAATTAAGTGCAGGTGAAGATGACAATATGCAAGATGACTTGGATGAGGTTCAAAATAGAGATTTTGGACCGATAAATATTCATGATCCAGGGAACTGGAAAGAGATTAACCAGAACTTGAGAGACCTTTTGGTAGAGCATGGTCCTGTCAGAAGAAATaaccttgattttatttttcccaAAGGTGCAGAAGCTAGATGTTTTGAGCATCACCACTTCATAATGCGTTTGAGTAATGGGGAAACCGAAGATAGAAGATGGTTAGTATATTCAAATGTTTTGGATcgagttttttgtttttgttgcaaaTTATTCAAGCAAGGTGGACGCAATTATCAGCTGGATACAAACGGCAGTAGAGATTGGCATAATATGGGTGCTAAGCTTTCACGTCATGAGTTATCTACTAGGCACTATACTTCCATGCATAAATGGAAAGAATTGGAAATTAGACTTCACAAGAATGAAACTATTGATAAGGAGATTCATGAACAAATCAAGAGGGAGAAAGAATATTGGAAACAAGTATTGATAAGAATTGTTGCTGTTATTAGAACCCTTGCTAAAAATAATTTGGCGTTCCGTGGAACAAACGACAAGGTTGGTGTAGCGAATAACGGTAATTTCTTAAGCTTTATTGAAATGATTGCCGAGTTCGATTTGGTAATGCAAGAACATCTTCGACGTATTAAAAACCATGAAGTTTATCATCATTATCTTGGTCCTTCAATCCAAAATGAATTAATCGCATTGTTGGCACGTCATGTGAAAGATAAAATTGTTCAGAAAATTCAAGAAGCAAAGTATTTTTCTATAATACTTGATTGTACTCCAGACATAAGTAATGAAGAGCAAATGTCTCTTGTCATAAGATGTGTAGATGTGTCCACGTCTTCGACCAAAGTTGAGGAGTACTTTTTGGGATTTGTAAAGGTGGACGACTCGACGGGAAGAGGACTTTTTAATAAACTGGAAGAGCTCTTGCAGAACCTGAACCTTGATATTCGTAATGTTAGAGGGCAAGGGTACGATAATGGAGCTAATATGACCAGAAAGAATAAAGGGGTGCAAAAGAGACTACTAAAGGTAAATCCTCGAGCTTTTTATATGCCATGTGCTTGTCATAGTCTTAACCTTGCACTTTGTGATATGGACAGTTCATGTCCTAGAGCAGTCTCCTTTTTCCAAGTGGTGCAACATATATATAACTTCTTCTCAGGATCTACAAAACGTTGGACGGTGTTTAAGAAACATGTAAAAGGTCTTACGGTTAAACCATTATCAGATACTCGGTGGGAGAGTCATATAGAAGCTATCAAAGCAATCCGATTTCAAGCTCCCGAAATACGAGATGCCTTAATAGAGCTGTCGACTTCGGCTGATTTTGATGCGAAGACAAGGGGTACTGCTTATTCCATATTGACACGAGAGATTGATAATTTTGAGATTATACTTGGTATGGTTGTTTGGCATAGAGCACTACTTGCGGTTAACTCAGTGAGCATTAAACTTCAAACCGAAGATATGAATCTTGATGATGCCGTTACTAAACTAAAAGatcttgtttctttctttaaggATTACAGAAGGAATGGATTTGAGGGGGCATTGGAAGAAGCTAAAATACTTGCAACATCCATGAATATAGAGCCTATTTCTTATGAGGTACGAGtacgaaaaagaaaaaagcaCTTTGATGAAATCGATGAGATAGAGGAAGTACAACCACCACTGCAAG AAAAATTAAGGTCTCTTGATGATAGTACCTTACGGAATTCTTGTGTGAAACTTGAAAAGTACCTAAGCTATGAAATGGAATTCGATATCAATGGGGATGAGTTATATACGGAGTTGAAGGTTTTGCGAAGTTTTTTGCCTAACGAAACAAAAAAGGCTATTGACGTGTTGAGTTTCTTAACAAATATGGGTGGCTGCTATTCAAATGCGTCTATTTCATATAGAATTTTATTGACAATCCCTGTTACAGTTGCATCTGCAGAAAGAAGTTTTTCGAAGTTAAAGTTGATCAAATCCTACCTTCGATCAACGATGTCTCAAGAAAGATTAAACGGACTAGCGATGTTATCCATTGAAGCAGATATGCTAAGTAGTATTGACTATGATAGTATTATAAATGAGTTCGCATCCGTAAATGCGAAAAGGTCGATCTTTACGTCCATTACTAGTATTGTATCTTCTTGA
- the LOC113287713 gene encoding secretory carrier-associated membrane protein 2-like isoform X1: MAGRYDSNPFDEEEVNPFSEPAVRGKSSGQSNYGGGAFYTTHPGSVAAATNSRLSPLPPEPAGFNYDRDANINIPLESTKDLKKKEKELQAKEAELKKREQELKRREDAASRAGIVIEEKNWPPFFPIIHHDIANEIPIHLQRLQYIAFTTFLGLVVCLLWNLIAVTTAWIKGEGVKIWFLAIIYFISGVPGGYVLWYRPLYRAMRTESALKFGWFFFFYLIHIGFCILAAVAPPIIFKGKSLTGILVAVDVVGTSALVGIFYFIGFALFCLEIVISIWVIQQVYMYFRGSGKAAEMKREAARGAMRAAI, from the exons ATGGCTGGGCGTTATGATAGTAATCCTTTCGACGAGGAAGAAGTAAATCCGTTCTCG GAGCCTGCAGTTAGGGGGAAAAGTTCGGGTCAGTCTAATTATGGTGGAGGAGCATTTTATACAACA CATCCTGGTAGTGTTGCTGCTGCCACGAACTCAAGGCTTTCACCTCTTCCTCCTGAACCTGCAGGATTCAACTATGACCGTGATGCAAATATTAATATCCCTCTTGAATCAACTAAG GAtttaaagaagaaagagaaggagcTCCAAGCCAAAGAGGCTGAATTGAAGAAAAGAGAACAG GAACTTAAAAGGCGGGAAGATGCTGCATCACGAG CTGGAATTGTCATAGAGGAGAAGAACTGGCCGCCATTTTTCCCCATAATTCATCATGATATTGCAAATGAAATACCAATCCATTTACAAAGGCTACAGTATATTGCATTTACTACATTTTTAG GATTGGTAGTGTGTCTTCTTTGGAATCTTATTGCAGTTACAACTGCCTGGATTAAGGGAGAAG GGGTTAAAATTTGGTTCCTTGCTATCATCTACTTTATTTCTGGAGTTCCTGGAGGCTATGTGTTATGGTACCGTCCGCTTTATCGTGCCATGAG GACTGAAAGCGCTCTGAAGTTTGGgtggtttttcttcttttacttG ATTCACATAGGCTTCTGCATCTTGGCAGCGGTAGCTCCACCAATTATCTTCAAAGGAAAATCCCTGAC AGGTATCTTAGTTGCGGTTGATGTTGTGGGCACCAGTGCTTTGGTTGGG ATCTTCTACTTTATTGGATTTGCGCTCTTCTGTCTTGAAATAGTAATTAGCATCTGGGTTATTCAG CAAGTATACATGTATTTCCGAGGCAGTGGAAAAGCTGCAGAGATGAAGCGTGAGGCAGCAAGAGGAGCCATGAGGGCAGCGATATGA
- the LOC113287713 gene encoding secretory carrier-associated membrane protein 3-like isoform X2: MAGRYDSNPFDEEEVNPFSHPGSVAAATNSRLSPLPPEPAGFNYDRDANINIPLESTKDLKKKEKELQAKEAELKKREQELKRREDAASRAGIVIEEKNWPPFFPIIHHDIANEIPIHLQRLQYIAFTTFLGLVVCLLWNLIAVTTAWIKGEGVKIWFLAIIYFISGVPGGYVLWYRPLYRAMRTESALKFGWFFFFYLIHIGFCILAAVAPPIIFKGKSLTGILVAVDVVGTSALVGIFYFIGFALFCLEIVISIWVIQQVYMYFRGSGKAAEMKREAARGAMRAAI, encoded by the exons ATGGCTGGGCGTTATGATAGTAATCCTTTCGACGAGGAAGAAGTAAATCCGTTCTCG CATCCTGGTAGTGTTGCTGCTGCCACGAACTCAAGGCTTTCACCTCTTCCTCCTGAACCTGCAGGATTCAACTATGACCGTGATGCAAATATTAATATCCCTCTTGAATCAACTAAG GAtttaaagaagaaagagaaggagcTCCAAGCCAAAGAGGCTGAATTGAAGAAAAGAGAACAG GAACTTAAAAGGCGGGAAGATGCTGCATCACGAG CTGGAATTGTCATAGAGGAGAAGAACTGGCCGCCATTTTTCCCCATAATTCATCATGATATTGCAAATGAAATACCAATCCATTTACAAAGGCTACAGTATATTGCATTTACTACATTTTTAG GATTGGTAGTGTGTCTTCTTTGGAATCTTATTGCAGTTACAACTGCCTGGATTAAGGGAGAAG GGGTTAAAATTTGGTTCCTTGCTATCATCTACTTTATTTCTGGAGTTCCTGGAGGCTATGTGTTATGGTACCGTCCGCTTTATCGTGCCATGAG GACTGAAAGCGCTCTGAAGTTTGGgtggtttttcttcttttacttG ATTCACATAGGCTTCTGCATCTTGGCAGCGGTAGCTCCACCAATTATCTTCAAAGGAAAATCCCTGAC AGGTATCTTAGTTGCGGTTGATGTTGTGGGCACCAGTGCTTTGGTTGGG ATCTTCTACTTTATTGGATTTGCGCTCTTCTGTCTTGAAATAGTAATTAGCATCTGGGTTATTCAG CAAGTATACATGTATTTCCGAGGCAGTGGAAAAGCTGCAGAGATGAAGCGTGAGGCAGCAAGAGGAGCCATGAGGGCAGCGATATGA
- the LOC113287714 gene encoding acanthoscurrin-1-like, translated as MRITSGFLFMIVVLLATTATLPTTTVARPRQQETVFKSELTKSPSSKVNKGSNKGGSSGGTGGGIPGAGGGIPGAGGGIPGAGGMPGAGGIPGGYGIPGGYGVPGFGGNNGWSGGYGGGVGGPSGGYSKGGVIRPTVVCKEKGPCYKKKLRCPAKCFTSYSRSGKGYGSGGGGGGCTMDCKKKCIAYC; from the coding sequence ATGAGGATCACTAGTGGTTTTCTGTTCATGATTGTGGTTTTGCTTGCCACGACTGCAACACTTCCCACCACCACCGTAGCTAGACCTAGGCAACAAGAGACAGTATTCAAATCAGAACTCACCAAGTCCCCATCATCGAAAGTAAACAAAGGGTCAAACAAGGGTGGTTCCAGTGGTGGAACTGGTGGAGGAATACCAGGTGCCGGTGGAGGGATACCTGGTGCTGGAGGAGGCATACCAGGTGCTGGTGGGATGCCAGGTGCCGGAGGTATACCCGGTGGTTATGGAATACCAGGCGGTTATGGAGTACCTGGATTCGGTGGTAATAATGGTTGGAGTGGAGGATATGGAGGTGGAGTTGGTGGTCCAAGTGGTGGATATTCAAAAGGGGGAGTGATAAGGCCAACAGTTGTATGTAAAGAGAAAGGTCCATGTTATAAGAAGAAATTGAGATGCCCAGCGAAGTGTTTTACCTCTTACAGTAGGTCTGGTAAAGGttatggtagtggtggtggtggcggtggttgtaCTATGGACTGCAAGAAGAAATGTATTGCTTACTGTTAG
- the LOC113287713 gene encoding secretory carrier-associated membrane protein 3-like isoform X3, translated as MAGRYDSNPFDEEEVNPFSHPGSVAAATNSRLSPLPPEPAGFNYDRDANINIPLESTKDLKKKEKELQAKEAELKKREQELKRREDAASRAGIVIEEKNWPPFFPIIHHDIANEIPIHLQRLQYIAFTTFLGLVVCLLWNLIAVTTAWIKGEGVKIWFLAIIYFISGVPGGYVLWYRPLYRAMRTESALKFGWFFFFYLIHIGFCILAAVAPPIIFKGKSLT; from the exons ATGGCTGGGCGTTATGATAGTAATCCTTTCGACGAGGAAGAAGTAAATCCGTTCTCG CATCCTGGTAGTGTTGCTGCTGCCACGAACTCAAGGCTTTCACCTCTTCCTCCTGAACCTGCAGGATTCAACTATGACCGTGATGCAAATATTAATATCCCTCTTGAATCAACTAAG GAtttaaagaagaaagagaaggagcTCCAAGCCAAAGAGGCTGAATTGAAGAAAAGAGAACAG GAACTTAAAAGGCGGGAAGATGCTGCATCACGAG CTGGAATTGTCATAGAGGAGAAGAACTGGCCGCCATTTTTCCCCATAATTCATCATGATATTGCAAATGAAATACCAATCCATTTACAAAGGCTACAGTATATTGCATTTACTACATTTTTAG GATTGGTAGTGTGTCTTCTTTGGAATCTTATTGCAGTTACAACTGCCTGGATTAAGGGAGAAG GGGTTAAAATTTGGTTCCTTGCTATCATCTACTTTATTTCTGGAGTTCCTGGAGGCTATGTGTTATGGTACCGTCCGCTTTATCGTGCCATGAG GACTGAAAGCGCTCTGAAGTTTGGgtggtttttcttcttttacttG ATTCACATAGGCTTCTGCATCTTGGCAGCGGTAGCTCCACCAATTATCTTCAAAGGAAAATCCCTGACGTAA